The following proteins are co-located in the Neomonachus schauinslandi chromosome 8, ASM220157v2, whole genome shotgun sequence genome:
- the ZFP57 gene encoding zinc finger protein 57 homolog yields the protein MSETFRNLMSVDLIIELEQEEKQWRAELQLRSPNGEGLPSGGRKKALQEEARRLRDHKGPLACGGAGPDSAAAGSAHRAPALPASQAGPPFLCYLCGRSFSKRSNLHSHQFVHSPHTVNSCGQCGKCFRNPRDLNYHRRTHLGERPFCCPLCDKTYCDASGLSRHRRVHLGYRPHSCPCCGKGFRDRSELKRHEKTHQNQEPVARDQKHIGRIPGTGSQECTDGSQRSGQELVAVTHALVAKTQEPTTGTKGPVAEGQPPIDRKQVITVRRWASANAAPGPGTRTQTPSTRAPALDTRPHCPPAKPSRLKVFSCPHCPLTFSKKACLSSHQKAHLLEQPSACFRCGKSFSSLSGLARHQQTHWRQKIYRCPVCDVCFGDKDGLVGHWGGSKSKDLCLGNLEACWAILGQWLGFFHHAPPLSGKDMDLPQDPGSQERAGRAGRRHRRGESQ from the exons ATGTCTGAGACATTCAGAAACCTGATGTCTGTGG ATCTGATCATCGAGCTTGAACAAGAGGAAAAACAGTGGAGAGCAGAGCTCCAGCTCCGTTCCCCAAATGGAGAAGGCCTCCCTTCAG gCGGCAGGAAGAAGGCACTTCAGGAAGAGGCTCGGAGGCTGCGAGACCACAAGGGGCCCCTTGCCTGTGGAGGGGCAGGCCCAGACTCTGCTGCCGCGGGGTCCGCGCACAGGGCCCCCGCGCTGCCCGCATCCCAGGCCGGGCCGCCCTTCCTGTGCTACCTGTGTGGCCGGAGTTTCAGCAAGCGCTCCAACCTGCACAGTCACCAGTTTGTACACAGTCCCCACACGGTGAACAGCTGCGGCCAGTGTGGGAAGTGCTTCCGAAACCCCAGGGACCTCAACTACCACAGGCGCACGCATCTCGGGGAGAGGCCCTTCTGCTGCCCTCTCTGTGACAAGACCTACTGTGACGCGTCGGGGCTGAGCCGTCACCGCCGTGTCCATCTGGGTTACCGGCCCCATTCCTGCCCCTGCTGTGGGAAGGGCTTCCGGGACCGGTCTGAGCTCAAACGCCACGAGAAGACACACCAAAACCAGGAGCCAGTGGCCAGAGACCAGAAGCACATTGGGAGGATTCCGGGCACTGGATCTCAGGAGTGCACTGATGGGAGCCAGCGGTCGGGCCAGGAGCTTGTGGCTGTGACCCACGCCCTGGTGGCCAAGACCCAAGAGCCCACCACTGGAACCAAGGGTCCTGTGGCTGAGGGCCAGCCACCTATCGACAGGAAGCAGGTGATCACTGTGAGACGGTGGGCATCAGCCAATGCAGCCCCGGGGCCTGGGACCAGGACGCAGACACCCAGCACGAGAGCCCCCGCCCTGGACACCAGGCCCCACTGTCCCCCAGCAAAGCCCTCAAGACTCAAGGTCTTCTCTTGCCCCCATTGCCCTTTGACTTTCAGCAAGAAAGCCTGTCTCTCCAGCCATCAGAAGGCCCACCTCTTGGAGCAGCCCAGCGCCTGCTTCCGCTGTGGCAAGTCCTTTAGTTCATTGTCGGGGCTGGCCAGGCACCAGCAGACGCACTGGAGGCAGAAGATCTACCGTTGCCCCGTGTGTGATGTCTGCTTCGGGGACAAGGATGGCCTTGTGGGTCACTGGGGGGGCTCCAAAAGCAAGGACCTGTGTCTGGGCAACCTTGAGGCATGCTGGGCCATCCTGGGCCAATGGCTCGGCTTCTTTCACCATGCCCCCCCTCTGTCAGGGAAGGACATGGATCTGCCCCAGGATCCAGGCTcccaggagagggcagggagggcgggGAGAAGGCACCGGAGGGGGGAGAGCCAATGA
- the MOG gene encoding myelin-oligodendrocyte glycoprotein — MASLLRSSLPSCLPSLLLLLQLSCSSAGQFRVIGPGQPIRALVGDEAELPCHIYPGKNATGMEVGWYRPPFSRVVHLYRNGKDQDAEQAPEYRGRTELLKETMGEGKVTLRIRNVRFADEGGFTCFFRDHSYQEEAAMELRVEDPFYWISPGVLVLIAVLPVLLLQITVGLVYLCLQHRLRGKLRAEIENLHRTFDPHFLRVPCWKITLFVLVPVLGPLLALVICYEWLHGRLAGQFLEELSKFSSP, encoded by the exons ATGGCTAGTTTATTGAGGTCCTCTTTGCccagctgccttccctccctcctcctcctcctccagctgtcTTGCAGCTCTGCAG GACAGTTCAGAGTAATAggaccaggccaacccatccggGCGCTGGTGGGGGATGAAGCAGAGCTGCCGTGTCACATCTATCCCGGGAAGAACGCCACAGGCATGGAGGTGGGCTGGTACCGGCCCCCCTTCTCCAGGGTGGTCCATCTCTACCGAAATGGCAAGGACCAAGATGCAGAGCAGGCACCCGAATATCGGGGGCGGACCGAGCTGCTGAAAGAAACCATGGGCGAGGGGAAGGTGACCCTCAGGATCCGGAATGTGAGGTTCGCAGATGAAGGAGGTTTCACCTGCTTCTTCCGGGATCATTCCTACCAGGAGGAGGCGGCAATGGAACTGAGAGTGGAAG ACCCCTTCTACTGGATCAGCCCCGGAGTGCTGGTTCTCATCGCGGTCCTCCCCGTGCTGCTCCTGCAGATCACCGTGGGCCTCGTCTACCTCTGCCTGCAGCACAGACTGAGAG GAAAACTTCGAGCAGAGATAG AGAACCTGCACCGGACGTTTG ACCCCCACTTCCTGAGGGTGCCCTGCTGGAAGATAACCCTGTTTGTGCTGGTTCCGGTGCTCGGACCCCTGCTCGCCTTGGTCATCTGCTATGAGTGGCTGCATGGAAGGCTCGCAG GGCAATTTCTTGAAGAGCTAAGTAAGTTTTCTTCTCCCTAG